One region of Oryza sativa Japonica Group chromosome 10, ASM3414082v1 genomic DNA includes:
- the LOC136353793 gene encoding disease resistance protein RPM1-like, whose amino-acid sequence MAEAAVVQALIKIGTTFGDAALQSLKDIIKKEVALLQELPELAKSIGRELDMINSFLMQVRAKIHSTDNEVLKRWVVRVRQVAYHVEDIIDEYSYNVALLQEESYLSRMMRATYYGVTFHGIATGLKDVQNDIKQLSDTKTKFAEFFNELHSNTGSNTQSHLSRDRSLHTVKEGIVGMTEEVDLLNSWLSPNDLTRVVLSVWGLFGLGKTTLVRKVYESVKEQKIFDCYSWIEVPHEYNNDVMLRQLIRDLSQDQSQIPGNLDSMYGSQLVDILCVVLSGRRYLIVLDNVWDADAFHGISSFLIDNGNASRIIITTRTSDVASLAQDTYKLKLKPLGDEAAMELFCRRAFHNKDMRCPPHLKDLCEQIVRKCGGLPSAIYAIGNVLAVREQTEVAWKIMNDQFQCMLEDNPGLGEVRSALSVSILFLPRHLKNCFLYCSLFPQNYRLSRESLVKLWTAEGFITKRGSSTLEEVADEYLMELIRGSLLQLLETDEIGRVAFCKMHDIVRDLALSYSRKEMFGLSDGDLQTDQKEDVRRLSISKCNKNVGSILEFPRLRTFVATNGGAESDLLHSLIQKSKYLAVLELQDSPIDIIPANIGELFNLHYLGLRRTNVKSLPKSIEKLTNLETLDLKYTGVDVLPKEICKLKKLRHLFAEKLIDRNRQVFRYFKGMQLPHGFSHMNEIQTLETVEATKDSIELLGKLTALRTLWVENVHRADCTKLFDSLSEMENLSSLLVSASDEYEVLNFDAFSPSEMKLQKLIIRGCLENDTFDKLMFKNLGSHIKYLSLSSSRLGNDPFPLLAKNMKNLIYLSIRKWCCAEEVALREGWFPRLTTLFLGDMKQVHTIVIEPSAVESLEALYLVSLTAMTAVPTGLELVGSLRKLVVWGQSDDFKLEWKRENWETKLRHIPEIRI is encoded by the coding sequence ATGGCAGAAGCTGCAGTAGTCCAGGCCCTCATCAAGATTGGCACGACTTTTGGAGACGCGGCATTGCAATCGCTCAAAGACATCATAAAGAAAGAAGTAGCTCTGTTACAGGAACTACCAGAGCTCGCAAAATCCATTGGGAGGGAACTGGACATGATCAATAGCTTCCTTATGCAAGTGCGGGCGAAGATCCACAGCACTGACAATGAAGTTCTGAAACGCTGGGTGGTGAGAGTACGCCAGGTGGCCTACCATGTTGAGGACATAATAGATGAGTACTCCTACAATGTTGCTCTGCTGCAGGAGGAAAGCTATTTAAGTAGAATGATGCGTGCGACCTACTATGGTGTAACTTTCCATGGCATTGCTACTGGACTGAAAGATGTACAAAATGATATCAAGCAATTGTCGGATACTAAGACAAAATTTGCAGAGTTCTTCAATGAGTTACATAGCAACACTGGTAGTAACACACAATCTcatctatcacgtgatagatcCCTCCATACAGTTAAAGAAGGTATTGTTGGTATGACAGAAGAGGTAGATTTACTGAATTCATGGTTATCACCCAATGATCTCACTAGAGTAGTTTTATCTGTGTGGGGTCTGTTTGGGCTGGGGAAAACAACTCTGGTGAGAAAGGTGTATGAATCTGTGAAAGAGCAGAAGATCTTTGACTGCTATTCTTGGATTGAGGTACCACACGAGTACAACAATGATGTAATGTTAAGGCAGTTAATAAGGGACCTATCACAAGACCAAAGCCAAATACCTGGAAACCTGGACAGTATGTATGGCAGCCAGCTGGTTGATATATTATGTGTGGTGTTATCCGGCAGAAGGTACTTGATTGTGCTCGATAATGTCTGGGATGCCGATGCATTTCATGGCATATCAAGCTTTTTGATCGACAATGGTAATGCTAGTCGGATAATCATCACGACTAGGACAAGTGATGTTGCTTCACTGGCTCAAGACACATACAAGCTCAAGCTTAAGCCCTTGGGTGATGAGGCTGCAATGGAACTATTTTGCAGAAGGGCTTTTCATAATAAAGACATGAGATGCCCCCCACACCTGAAGGATCTGTGCGAACAGATTGTGAGAAAGTGTGGTGGCTTACCATCGGCCATCTATGCTATAGGCAATGTGCTTGCTGTCAGAGAACAGACAGAAGTAGCATGGAAAATAATGAATGATCAGTTCCAGTGTATGTTAGAGGACAACCCTGGCTTGGGAGAAGTGAGGAGTGCCCTGAGTGTTAGCATCTTGTTCCTTCCAAGGCATCTCAAGAACTGCTTCCTCTATTGCAGCTTGTTCCCACAGAACTACCGGTTGTCACGTGAAAGCCTTGTGAAGCTGTGGACAGCAGAAGGATTCATAACGAAGAGAGGAAGCAGCACTCTGGAAGAAGTTGCAGATGAATACCTGATGGAGCTGATCCGAGGAAGCTTGTTGCAACTCCTGGAGACAGATGAAATTGGCAGAGTAGCCTTCTGCAAGATGCATGACATTGTGCGTGACTTGGCTCTGTCCTACTCCAGAAAGGAGATGTTTGGCCTGAGTGATGGAGACCTCCAAACAGATCAAAAGGAAGATGTTCGTCGCCTGTCAATATCCAAGTGCAACAAGAATGTGGGATCAATCTTGGAGTTTCCTCGCCTTCGGACCTTCGTCGCTACCAATGGAGGCGCAGAGTCAGACCTGTTACATTCTCTCATACAAAAATCGAAGTACCTTGCTGTTCTGGAGCTGCAAGACTCACCCATCGACATAATTCCAGCAAATATTGGAGAGTTGTTCAACCTGCACTATCTTGGATTGCGGAGGACCAATGTGAAATCACTTCCAAAATCTATCGAGAAACTTACCAATCTGGAGACTCTGGACCTGAAATACACCGGGGTAGATGTGCTGCCCAAGGAGATCTGTAAACTGAAGAAGCTGAGGCACTTGTTCGCCGAGAAACTCATTGACCGTAATCGCCAAGTGTTCAGATACTTCAAAGGTATGCAGCTGCCACATGGATTTTCACACATGAATGAAATTCAAACCCTTGAAACAGTTGAGGCAACGAAGGACTCCATTGAGCTGCTGGGGAAGCTGACTGCACTGAGAACCCTGTGGGTTGAGAATGTGCATCGCGCTGACTGCACAAAGTTGTTTGATTCATTGTCAGAAATGGAGAATCTCTCAAGCCTGCTCGTTAGTGCCAGCGATGAATATGAGGTCCTTAACTTTGATGCATTCAGTCCTTCTGAGATGAAGCTCCAGAAGCTCATCATTAGAGGCTGCCTCGAGAATGACACATTTGACAAGCTTATGTTCAAAAACCTTGGCTCACACATCAAATACTTGTCACTAAGTTCCTCGAGACTCGGCAATGATCCGTTCCCGCTCCTCGCAAAGAACATGAAGAACCTCATCTACCTGAGCATCAGGAAGTGGTGCTGTGCTGAGGAGGTGGCTCTCCGTGAAGGGTGGTTCCCTCGCCTGACAACACTCTTCCTTGGTGACATGAAGCAGGTGCACACTATTGTCATCGAGCCGTCAGCGGTTGAGAGCTTGGAGGCGCTGTACTTGGTTTCTCTGACGGCTATGACAGCGGTTCCGACAGGCTTGGAGCTCGTTGGGTCGCTCAGGAAGCTCGTTGTGTGGGGGCAGTCAGACGATTTCAAGCTGGAGTGGAAGAGGGAGAACTGGGAAACGAAGCTGCGCCATATTCCGGAAATTCGCATTTAA